From the genome of Monomorium pharaonis isolate MP-MQ-018 chromosome 1, ASM1337386v2, whole genome shotgun sequence:
ATCTTCAATATCCCCCCATATTCAGTCATGGTATTTTCGATCTATCCGGCGGCTGCACTGCACCCGCAATCGGTGCTGTTGGATGTTTACGTGCTGCGGAATGGATATCTCGGTTCTTAACATTACGTTGCCGGAACACATACACAAGCacaaagtatattatttaattattcatgaaAAATACGCAATATATacgttgaaatataaaaatggtacTTACAATGATTGCAGGGAAATTGATGTATGCCGCCGGGTCTAACGGGGGAAAAGTTGTTGGATGGCGACGAGCTGTGCGCACCGCCTGCCGGctatggatatatatatatatatatatatatatatatatatatatatatcctatAGCCGGGAAACCTTTTGGAAGTGCTATTTGCACCTCTTCCTCACAGCAAAGGCACtacaaaaatgaattaatattaatataaataatataaattaatctaaatgatataaattaatataaataatgtcaattaatataaataatgtaaaaataggtAAGAAATACTTACAACCAGTGCCATTGTTTCGGAATTGTAAAAGTCCATTGTGTCTTCGCAAAACTTCAGCCTGAACTGACGGTCAGTCCGGCTTTGAAGGCTACTGTTTATGATTTTGGTACTTATCATCCCCACGCTGTGGAGATGTCACTTGAGCTTATCGTCGATGCTCGAGTAAACTATAGCCCTGTGACGTTTCACTCATGGcttgaaaactattttttcataatagtaCTCGCACGGTTTTTTAAagcgaataataaaaaaattactaggAAACAAAAACCTCGCAGGAACCACTATTTATAGGCATGCAAAATCGCGCATCGCTCAGTAGCAAACATGTATCTCATACTATCACATCcctccaatattataaatttgagcGCTGAACAGTAACAATTCGTACCAAAGATCGTTCTGTTACGCGAGTGCGCCAACTATATCGAACACGTGTGGGACAAGCTCCCGGAATATATAAAGACTGATTTCGAAGTTCAACAATATTGTCGCTGCAACGAGCATTATAATCAGCCGTGGCAGCAAACGCACATCGACGGACCCGCGCCGTTGATCAAGAATTGTACCGAATGCCAGCTGTCGCAAAGGTAAAAAGCGGCTGCAGTCATCTTTTGAATCGCGCGATAAACGCGCTTCCATTCGAGCTACATATCCCCGGTTATCAATTTTGCGGACCGGGAACGCACTTGGAAAAACGATTAGCTAGAGGCGATAGAGGTATAAATCCGCCGGACGCGGCGTGCcgcgaacacgacattgcgtATTCTCGCAGCAACGAACTCGCCGACAGACACGTGGCGGACGAGATACTCGCCGCGAAAGCACAAACACGCGTAATCGCGAAAGACTCGGCTCTCGGAGAAAGAGCAGCCGCCGCTGCCGTCTGGGCAGCCATGAAAGCCAGCCAAGTCAAAGATAGGTATGGgcatgaagaagaaaaaaaaggtaacgaaaaaaaaaaacgtatacttCCGACAGCGAGACGAGGCGGCATGTTACCAATTTTACCGATGTTGGGCGCGCTCAGATCATTGATCGGCGGAGCGGCTGGTGTGACAAGGGTGGTAAACGACAGCAAAGCTGCGCGACGTCAGCTCGAGGAGCTGCAACGTCACAATCGCGCGATGGAAGGGCGCGGAGTGTATCTCGCCCCGTACAGAGGCGGACGAGGGCTGTACCTCGCCCCGTACAAGTACGGAAAAGGTGTAAAAGCGAAACGataaaatatgtcaaagaGGCGTTAAAAATACCCGCAGGTGTGACGACGAACGTGCAACTACATCAATTGGCAAGACGATTGTGTATCCCATATTTTAGAGTAGTGTTTATGCGTAACGCGTTACTGACGAGCGGTGCGCGTCGAAACGAGAGCGGTATCGTAAATCTGGACGATGCGGAGGGCCCCGGTACTCACTGGGTGGCGTACGCAAAGAGGAGAAATCACATGGCGTATTTCGACAGTTTTGGCAATCAGCGGCCACCCAGAGAACTCGTACGATATTTTGGGGATGACGTGACAAAGACAAAGTACAATCAAACGTCGTATCAAACTTACGATCAAAAGAATTGCGGACAACTTTGTCTGCTATTTTTACACTCAATTTAAAGACCGACGTTGCGCTGTTTAATCTCAGTATTTGTTCAAACATGTCGCTGACATTTACGTTGAGCGGCAAAAGCAGCATTCTCGCGGCAAGCTACTCTCCGGCTATAGATTTGAGCGACGACAATTACGAGCTCGGTTTAGCGATCTTTGAAACATATAACACGATACCGAACGTGAATGcttcaaacaataaattttactttggcAAAGACAACGCGGAGATTACGATTCCCGAGGGATCGTACGAGTTGCATGCCATTAATGAGTTTTTGAAACGTGAGATTTCGCAAATACGTCCGCGACGTGACATCGCGGCTGAAGATAGTAATGGTAGAGATAAAGATCCGATTACGGTCTGCGCAAACTATAATACGATGAGATGCGAGATCAGTTGCgcacacaaaataaattttggcaaACCAAACAACATCGGCTCGCTCCTGGGATTCACATCGAAGCGTATACTAGAACCGCGAATATGGCATGAGTCGGACGTGTTAATCAACATAATGAACGTAAACATTATCCGCGTAGAGTGCAACGTGACCGCGGGCGCGTACAGCAACGACAAAAGCGTGCACGCGATACATGAATTTTCATGATTGCATGTGCGACGACAGCTGCAACGATAACGCgaacgtgagatgctcgtaCTACATGCGTCGGAACGCGccagaaaaataaacatctttaCGACGAAAACACCAACGTTACAGCAGTCATCCGATACTTTTGCGACGATATTCGATAATATTCGATCATCCGACTGTTCCAAGGAAAAAAGGCTCACCGCGTCGAACGTTGAATATCTACAATCTCTGGGATTTGCGGTGCGACAATGacggatattttaaatatcgagGACGAGCCGATCTTTGACGATCGCATCGTCAAGATCGAGACTCACACGTACAATATGTTCGCCAACACGACGTTCGAATACAACGATGAGATAAGAATTCCTATACAACAACAGGATCTTTACGTTACCGCACGGAAGTTTTTTATAGAAggaaaacttataataaagaaaccaGTTGCGGGATCTGATGTGACATTGGCAAATAATTGCGTCGCGTTCATGTTCGATGAGATTCGATACGAGCTCGACGGTGTGGAAATTGATCGAAACAGAAACGTCGGAATAACCAGCACCCTCAAGAACTATGTAACTATGTCAGCCGCCAGAAGCGTAATCGCGAGGAACGCCGGCTGGGATCCGTGGAATCCTCCGaacaaatactttaatttttgcgtacCGCTCAACATGCTGTTGGGATTTTGTGAAGATTACAGACGCGTGGTGATCAACGCTCGCCATGAGCTGATTttaatacgcgcgcgtaacgATAACAATTGTCTGATGGGAAGTTCAGAATCGGAGCCGAAGATTAAATTACTCAAAGTTCAGTGGCGAATGCCGCACGTGTTACtgaacgaaataaataaactgtcGATGCTGCGTGCTCTGGAAAGCGGGCGATACCTCAGCATGGCATTTCGCTCTTGGGATCTATACCAGTATCCTTTATTGCAAAGCACAACCAAACATTCGTGGGCCATCAAGACCGTTACTCAGCTCGAGAAGCCTCGATACGTCGTTTTCGCTCTGCAGGCTGGTCGGAAGAATAACATGTCTGAAAACATGAGTCGATTCgattattgcaaattaatcaACGCAAAACTCTATTTGAACTCGGAATGTTATCCGTACGATGATCTGAATctggatttcgataaaaataaatggtcGATTCTGTACGAGACATATGCacatttctgtaaaaactatTACGGATATGATTATCTCGAGTCGAATCAATCCGTCACCATGTTTCGACATAATGGTCCACTTGTGATTATCGATTGCTCTCGACAAAACGAATCGATCAAGAGCGCAACCGTGGACGTACGCTTAGAATTTGAATGCAGAGAAAATGTACCCGTGAACACTACCGCGTACTGTCTCATTATACACGATCGTGTGATTCAGTACAACTCTTGACCAACGTTGTGCGCAAAATTACCTAAGTGCGGCGCCACTTTTTCTCCAAAACAggatgatataaaaatttataacgcgTCGAGACGGATCACAATATTCTCAACGACATCTGTCATGTCTGTACCAACGTTCGTGGACCTGCAAGGTTTCATCGTTGGTGAAGAATTTATCGTTTAAGAATTTGCCTCTCTCAAAGATGGATTTGAACTCACCCACTACATATTTACACCCACCTATCCATGGGAATACCTTACCAAGGCAGAAAGACGTCAGGTGGCGTGGTTGAAAGTGAATCATCACGGAATACCATGGGATGGATTGATTCCGCACAGCATGGCTAGAGATTTAATTACCAAGGCAGTGATGGGTACAACTGCAACCGATGTTAAAATTGTCGTGTACGTAAAAGGATgtgagaaacgagaatggctGCATGACTTACTCCTGGACGAGGCGAAAGAGGAAGCTAATGTCGAAAATATCGAAGTGCATTACGAAGACATAAAACCTCTAAACAAGTTGGACATTACGTACACCTTACGTTGTTGAAATCATGTGAACAATTGCGCTTTACAGAATGTATTTAAACTGTTTAACTGGTGGtctagcaataaaaaataattttttatgtgcattttttaatatttctattaccCCCGTTTATATTTCCTCTTTtccgttttattaattaaaatagttttttaagttAGGATAAATgataggaaaaaataattctaaaacgtttatagaaatacatatttatttattattcaaagcatcatatacaatattgtctgaTGCATAAACCATTAGTTCGCAGTCTACGAGCgaagtttttacacatatttcatcTAATAGCTTTACAGCATCgcacttattattaatattatttcgctGCAAGCAGTTTACaaatcgattatatttttctttcactaCAAACATATCCCGCGACAATTTAAAGTATACATTATTGATGACATCTTcaagatttagtaaaaattgcaCGGTCAAAGGTTTCATATACAAGgctttgttatttaatgtaaattttacgacACTCCCGTT
Proteins encoded in this window:
- the LOC118647050 gene encoding uncharacterized protein LOC118647050; amino-acid sequence: MTDILNIEDEPIFDDRIVKIETHTYNMFANTTFEYNDEIRIPIQQQDLYVTARKFFIEGKLIIKKPVAGSDVTLANNCVAFMFDEIRYELDGVEIDRNRNVGITSTLKNYVTMSAARSVIARNAGWDPWNPPNKYFNFCVPLNMLLGFCEDYRRVVINARHELILIRARNDNNCLMGSSESEPKIKLLKVQWRMPHVLLNEINKLSMLRALESGRYLSMAFRSWDLYQYPLLQSTTKHSWAIKTVTQLEKPRYVVFALQAGRKNNMSENMSRFDYCKLINAKLYLNSECYPYDDLNLDFDKNKWSILYETYAHFCKNYYGYDYLESNQSVTMFRHNGPLVIIDCSRQNESIKSATVDVRLEFECRENVPVNTTAYCLIIHDRVIQYNS